A DNA window from Mytilus edulis chromosome 14, xbMytEdul2.2, whole genome shotgun sequence contains the following coding sequences:
- the LOC139503382 gene encoding nephrin-like isoform X2: MTNPADKANIIASDIMTVSCILTLLVISNICSAGLPFNITVQGSIMMNGNEVVRGVEGKNLTIVCIIGKPPVETLVLSINGSNITNEGSDRITYSFIPTKLDNMKLFTCSAYSSLLVNPLSSEVRLDIQYYPVVEIRRKLTKTKLILICNPSGNPDNFTFGDWEQWSEFKEHIRNVQGTSDGMLIMKYTTDKRLDEIDGIYTSNGIYGINGRLYQTGSILINNKVPPKFVNSNKEIQFGRYGKETNLTVLVYNKYGTLKTNLLQRNKTLNIHGLQRSINIHEMVQDVNITVACIQIIFQLTLNRKEDCTDYTIEACNKKGCNELMVKIKWGNQPEPPTNMSVVPFERYLTVFWYRGYSGGFPQTFFIEYRRDIKKVWRRSEPVFDTMQARMSNTLFNLSPQTRYLVRILSTNALGESKKTAVSFIMTLATNSTVVKTPPVQGIVIVVLVLVNIVIGLGIGVFVRFLKQKTNKRMITAENVRASKASNDDSIGYEEILEDENHQTPSQENENPILSTVNTIDVEKRYKDTVSSENALVASDNNTEDGDNDDGIYAQPYKSLVVQYRADDENVNLITEQNSIYEHDNSLGNSADEVSPGFLQDTSPEDQKLCIYENINHQTSSQIGVEKRYKDTVSSENVSVASDNSINDADNNDCVYEQPYASLVTQSRA, encoded by the exons GTTTACCTTTCAACATAACAGTGCAAGGATCAATCATGATGAACGGAAACGAAGTAGTTCGTGGAGTCGAGGGGAAAAATCTAACGATCGTCTGTATTATCGGAAAACCACCTGTAGAGACACTCGTTTTAAGTATAAATGGATCAAATATTACAAATGAAGGCAGTGATCGTATCACATATTCCTTCATTCCAACAAAACTGGACAACATGAAATTATTTACATGTTCTGCCTACAGTTCATTATTAGTGAATCCGTTATCAAGTGAAGTACGGTTGGATATTCAGT ATTATCCAGTTGTTGAAATAAGACGCAAACTAACAAAAACCAAATTAATACTTATCTGCAATCCAAGCGGAAACCCTGATAATTTTACGTTTGGTGATTGGGAACAGTGGTCTGAATTCAAAGAACATATTCGAAATGTTCAGGGGACAAGTGATGGTATGTTGATAATGAAATACACCACTGACAAAAGGTTAGACGAAATTGACGGCATTTACACTTCCAACGGTATATATGGTATAAATGGACGACTGTACCAGACAGGATCAATTCTCATAAACAATAAAG ttcCACCGAAATTTGTGAATTCCAATAAGGAAATTCAATTCGGCCGTTACGGTAAGGAAACGAACTTGACAGTGTTGGTGTACAATAAGTATGGAACATTAAAAACAAACCTATTACAACGGAATAAGACTCTAAATATACATGGACTACAGAGGAGTATTAATATACATGAGATGGTCCAGGATGTAAACATAACAGTGGCTTGTATACAAATAATATTCCAACTGACACTAAATAGAAAAGAAGACTGTACAGATTATACAATCGAAGCTTGCAACAAAAAGGGTTGTAATGAACTGATGGTGAAGATAAAATGGGGAA ATCAACCAGAGCCTCCCACAAATATGTCAGTAGTTCCATTTGAAAGATATTTGACAGTATTTTGGTATCGTGGATACAGCGGGGGTTTTCCGCAGACGTTTTTCATAGAATATAGACGAGACATAAAGAAAGTATGGAGACGGTCAGAACCTGTTTTTGATACAATGCAGGCTAGAATGTCAAATACTCTGTTTAACTTGAGCCCACAAACTCGATATCTTGTTCGAATACTGTCAACAAATGCACTTGGAGAAAGCAAGAAGACGGCTGTTTCATTTATAATGACTTTAG CCACTAATTCCACAGTTGTAAAAACACCACCTGTTCAAGGCATCGTCATTGTAGTACTAGTCTTAGTTAATATAGTCATAGGATTGGGAATCGGAGTATTTGTTC GCTTCTTGAAACAGAAGACCAATAAGAG GATGATCACAGCTGAAAATGTCCGAGCATCGAAAGCGAGTAATGACGACAGTATTGGTTATGAAGAAATACTTGAAGATGAAAACCACCAGACACCATCCCAAG aAAACGAAAATCCGATTTTGTCAACAGTCAACACAATTGATGTTGAAAAAAGATATAAAGACACAGTGTCATCAGAAAATGCATTAGTAGCGTCAGACAATAACACCGAAGATGGGGACAATGATGATGGAATATACGCACAACCATACAAATCACTGGTGGTACAATATCGTGCTGACGACGAAAATGTGAATCTCATAACAGAACAGAACTCAATCTACGAACATGACAATTCTTTGGGTAATTCAGCTGATGAAGTTTCTCCTGGATTCTTACAAGACACTTCACCGGAGGATCAAAAACTatgtatttatgaaaatataaaccaCCAGACATCATCACAAA TTGGTGTCGAAAAAAGATATAAAGACACTGTGTCATCAGAAAATGTATCAGTAGCGTCAGACAATAGCATCAATGATGCAGACAATAATGATTGTGTATATGAACAACCATACGCCTCACTGGTGACACAAAGCCGTGCTTAA
- the LOC139503382 gene encoding nephrin-like isoform X1, with amino-acid sequence MTNPADKANIIASDIMTVSCILTLLVISNICSAGLPFNITVQGSIMMNGNEVVRGVEGKNLTIVCIIGKPPVETLVLSINGSNITNEGSDRITYSFIPTKLDNMKLFTCSAYSSLLVNPLSSEVRLDIQYYPVVEIRRKLTKTKLILICNPSGNPDNFTFGDWEQWSEFKEHIRNVQGTSDGMLIMKYTTDKRLDEIDGIYTSNGIYGINGRLYQTGSILINNKVPPKFVNSNKEIQFGRYGKETNLTVLVYNKYGTLKTNLLQRNKTLNIHGLQRSINIHEMVQDVNITVACIQIIFQLTLNRKEDCTDYTIEACNKKGCNELMVKIKWGNQPEPPTNMSVVPFERYLTVFWYRGYSGGFPQTFFIEYRRDIKKVWRRSEPVFDTMQARMSNTLFNLSPQTRYLVRILSTNALGESKKTAVSFIMTLATNSTVVKTPPVQGIVIVVLVLVNIVIGLGIGVFVRFLKQKTNKRMITAENVRASKASNDDSIGYEEILEDENHQTPSQENENPILSTVNTIDVEKRYKDTVSSENALVASDNNTEDGDNDDGIYAQPYKSLVVQYRADDENVNLITEQNSIYEHDNSLGNSADEVSPGFLQDTSPEDQKLCIYENINHQTSSQKNENQILSTINIVGVEKRYKDTVSSENVSVASDNSINDADNNDCVYEQPYASLVTQSRA; translated from the exons GTTTACCTTTCAACATAACAGTGCAAGGATCAATCATGATGAACGGAAACGAAGTAGTTCGTGGAGTCGAGGGGAAAAATCTAACGATCGTCTGTATTATCGGAAAACCACCTGTAGAGACACTCGTTTTAAGTATAAATGGATCAAATATTACAAATGAAGGCAGTGATCGTATCACATATTCCTTCATTCCAACAAAACTGGACAACATGAAATTATTTACATGTTCTGCCTACAGTTCATTATTAGTGAATCCGTTATCAAGTGAAGTACGGTTGGATATTCAGT ATTATCCAGTTGTTGAAATAAGACGCAAACTAACAAAAACCAAATTAATACTTATCTGCAATCCAAGCGGAAACCCTGATAATTTTACGTTTGGTGATTGGGAACAGTGGTCTGAATTCAAAGAACATATTCGAAATGTTCAGGGGACAAGTGATGGTATGTTGATAATGAAATACACCACTGACAAAAGGTTAGACGAAATTGACGGCATTTACACTTCCAACGGTATATATGGTATAAATGGACGACTGTACCAGACAGGATCAATTCTCATAAACAATAAAG ttcCACCGAAATTTGTGAATTCCAATAAGGAAATTCAATTCGGCCGTTACGGTAAGGAAACGAACTTGACAGTGTTGGTGTACAATAAGTATGGAACATTAAAAACAAACCTATTACAACGGAATAAGACTCTAAATATACATGGACTACAGAGGAGTATTAATATACATGAGATGGTCCAGGATGTAAACATAACAGTGGCTTGTATACAAATAATATTCCAACTGACACTAAATAGAAAAGAAGACTGTACAGATTATACAATCGAAGCTTGCAACAAAAAGGGTTGTAATGAACTGATGGTGAAGATAAAATGGGGAA ATCAACCAGAGCCTCCCACAAATATGTCAGTAGTTCCATTTGAAAGATATTTGACAGTATTTTGGTATCGTGGATACAGCGGGGGTTTTCCGCAGACGTTTTTCATAGAATATAGACGAGACATAAAGAAAGTATGGAGACGGTCAGAACCTGTTTTTGATACAATGCAGGCTAGAATGTCAAATACTCTGTTTAACTTGAGCCCACAAACTCGATATCTTGTTCGAATACTGTCAACAAATGCACTTGGAGAAAGCAAGAAGACGGCTGTTTCATTTATAATGACTTTAG CCACTAATTCCACAGTTGTAAAAACACCACCTGTTCAAGGCATCGTCATTGTAGTACTAGTCTTAGTTAATATAGTCATAGGATTGGGAATCGGAGTATTTGTTC GCTTCTTGAAACAGAAGACCAATAAGAG GATGATCACAGCTGAAAATGTCCGAGCATCGAAAGCGAGTAATGACGACAGTATTGGTTATGAAGAAATACTTGAAGATGAAAACCACCAGACACCATCCCAAG aAAACGAAAATCCGATTTTGTCAACAGTCAACACAATTGATGTTGAAAAAAGATATAAAGACACAGTGTCATCAGAAAATGCATTAGTAGCGTCAGACAATAACACCGAAGATGGGGACAATGATGATGGAATATACGCACAACCATACAAATCACTGGTGGTACAATATCGTGCTGACGACGAAAATGTGAATCTCATAACAGAACAGAACTCAATCTACGAACATGACAATTCTTTGGGTAATTCAGCTGATGAAGTTTCTCCTGGATTCTTACAAGACACTTCACCGGAGGATCAAAAACTatgtatttatgaaaatataaaccaCCAGACATCATCACAAA AAAACGAAAATCAaattttgtcaacaatcaacataGTTGGTGTCGAAAAAAGATATAAAGACACTGTGTCATCAGAAAATGTATCAGTAGCGTCAGACAATAGCATCAATGATGCAGACAATAATGATTGTGTATATGAACAACCATACGCCTCACTGGTGACACAAAGCCGTGCTTAA
- the LOC139503445 gene encoding uncharacterized protein — protein sequence MSEIIYDIIPNTRYYVRVLSKNKIGESNTTTVITLGLSINKYDVEAILLVLLVDIAVVLVKAVWEVVLVVLLVVIAITVLTASFHLRRKANNASVVDNPYVYLIDTSKFVFLNTCYMLRVYYFYHMKSII from the exons ATGTCTGAAATCATATATGACATTATTCCCAATACTCGATATTACGTTCGGGTACTGTCCAAAAATAAAATTGGAGAAAGTAATACGACGACTGTGATAACTTTAG GGTTATCGATCAACAAGTATGATGTAGAGGCTATTTTGCTGGTATTATTAGTCGATATAGCAGTTGTATTAGTTAAAGCTGTGTGGGAAGTTGTATTAGTCGTTTTATTGGTTGTTATAGCTATTACAGTGTTGACTGCCTCGTTCCATTTACGACGAAAAG CTAACAATGCATCTGTTGTTGACAATCCGTATGTATACTTAATTGATACTTcgaaatttgtttttcttaatacatgttatatgttacgtgtttattatttttatcacatgaaatCCATAATTTAA